A window of the Camelus dromedarius isolate mCamDro1 chromosome 5, mCamDro1.pat, whole genome shotgun sequence genome harbors these coding sequences:
- the PCLAF gene encoding PCNA-associated factor isoform X1, translating to MVRTKADGVPGTYRKVVASRAPRKVLGSSTSANNSTSFSSRKAENKYAGGNPVCVRPTPKWQKGIGEFFRLSPKDSEKENRISEEAGSSGLGKAKRKSLPCTSQDPVILQRPRSEPRPRRSDQRGQGDGGQAQFGAAASGAAPTHADLFVRSYNQHTSSFGPNHNDRLCLSVNS from the exons ATGGTGCGGACTAAAGCAGACGGTGTCCCTGGCACCTACAGAAAAG TGGTGGCTTCTCGAGCCCCCAGGAAGGTGCTTGGTTCCTCTACGTCTGCCAATAATTCCACGTCGTTTTCGTCACGGAAAG cagaaaataaatatgcaGGAGGAAATCCAGTTTGTGTGCGCCCAACTCCCAAGTGGCAAAAAGGAATCGGAGAATTCTTCAGGCTGTCCCCTAAAGattcagaaaaagagaatagaatttctgaagaggcaggaagcagtggcttgggaaaagcaaagagaaa GTCCCTCCCTTGCACCAGCCAGGACCCGGTGATCCTCCAGCGCCCGCGTAGCGAGCCCCGTCCAAGGCGCAGTGATCAACGCGGGCAAGGAGATGGCGGCCAGGCTCAGTTTGGGGCTGCTGCTTCTGGTGCTGCTCCTACCCATGCAGATTTATTCGTCCGTTCTTACAACCAGCACACAAGCTCCTTCGGTCCAAACCACAACGACCGGCTGTGCCTTTCAGTCAACAGCTAG
- the PCLAF gene encoding PCNA-associated factor isoform X2 — translation MVRTKADGVPGTYRKVVASRAPRKVLGSSTSANNSTSFSSRKENKYAGGNPVCVRPTPKWQKGIGEFFRLSPKDSEKENRISEEAGSSGLGKAKRKSLPCTSQDPVILQRPRSEPRPRRSDQRGQGDGGQAQFGAAASGAAPTHADLFVRSYNQHTSSFGPNHNDRLCLSVNS, via the exons ATGGTGCGGACTAAAGCAGACGGTGTCCCTGGCACCTACAGAAAAG TGGTGGCTTCTCGAGCCCCCAGGAAGGTGCTTGGTTCCTCTACGTCTGCCAATAATTCCACGTCGTTTTCGTCACGGAAAG aaaataaatatgcaGGAGGAAATCCAGTTTGTGTGCGCCCAACTCCCAAGTGGCAAAAAGGAATCGGAGAATTCTTCAGGCTGTCCCCTAAAGattcagaaaaagagaatagaatttctgaagaggcaggaagcagtggcttgggaaaagcaaagagaaa GTCCCTCCCTTGCACCAGCCAGGACCCGGTGATCCTCCAGCGCCCGCGTAGCGAGCCCCGTCCAAGGCGCAGTGATCAACGCGGGCAAGGAGATGGCGGCCAGGCTCAGTTTGGGGCTGCTGCTTCTGGTGCTGCTCCTACCCATGCAGATTTATTCGTCCGTTCTTACAACCAGCACACAAGCTCCTTCGGTCCAAACCACAACGACCGGCTGTGCCTTTCAGTCAACAGCTAG